In Toxoplasma gondii ME49 chromosome X, whole genome shotgun sequence, a single genomic region encodes these proteins:
- a CDS encoding hypothetical protein (encoded by transcript TGME49_235870) translates to MCTSAGEARVQSGLVLPTKGRVPQSELSSSLALCAAPHPVILLRSEEPGSVQRYGRLQSRGTALWWSKERQIERQADVRCALHQLRSRIYSTQRSDPGSRSSARVVQPTVYLPTTVFSAQRFISLHNMAIRYWDDGRPALAFRHARLARDLLKAHGLPFGCVGHLMKAMKDLQRPYAAVERRIHAAAKAKNSSVRAHFDLAQLFFAKRMLGSAGGWSRRNVCMSSSWVPCRRVNLS, encoded by the coding sequence ATGTGCACAAGCGCGGGAGAAGCAAGGGTACAGTCGGGGCTCGTCCTCCCGACCAAAGGCCGCGTTCCTCAAAGTGAACTTTCTTCGAGTTTGGCACTGTGCGCCGCCCCACACCCCGTAATTTTGCTTCGCTCGGAGGAACCTGGGTCCGTACAGCGTTATGGCCGCCTACAGAGTAGAGGCACAGCTCTGTGGTGGAGCAAGGAGAGGCAAATTGAACGACAAGCCGATGTGCGATGCGCTTTACACCAGCTCAGGAGCAGAATATACAGCACCCAAAGAAGTGATCCAGGTTCCCGGAGCTCTGCACGGGTTGTCCAGCCCACTGTCTACTTACCAACGACTGTCTTTTCAGCCCAACGCTTCATCAGTTTGCATAATATGGCGATTCGGTACTGGGACGACGGCAGGCCTGCGCTTGCATTTAGGCATGCGCGGCTCGCGCGAGACTTGCTGAAGGCTCATGGTTTACCTTTTGGCTGTGTCGGGCACTTGATGAAAGCCATGAAGGATCTTCAAAGGCCGTACGCCGCCGTCGAGAGGCGGATTCATGCAGCGGCCAAAGCGAAAAACAGTTCTGTCCGGGCGCACTTCGACCTTGCGCAGCTGTTCTTCGCAAAGCGAATGCTCGGCTCCGCCGGTGGGTGGTCAAGACGAAATGTCTGCATGTCGTCTTCGTGGGTGCCGTGTCGGCGAGTCAATCTCTCCTGA
- a CDS encoding hypothetical protein (encoded by transcript TGME49_235875): MEYATTPRLTFVAFANQDRSAVCREQHALREKRNAAGAKQRFSRSDTISHISGYSAGEHHDSQPTKRHPMATKNTRELGDGHTDFHTDNRGSRTPAVSQRCSWSLQASGNHGNTTSSESTTFSDSPASRSIEDAGSQAALRQSRAGCHGLSVTVPQAHQLCHFRG; this comes from the exons ATGGAGTACGCCACGACACCGAGACTTACCTTCGTGGCATTCGCCAACCAGGACCGTAGCGCCGTATGCAGAGAACAGCATGCCC TGcgtgagaaaagaaacgctgCGGGAGCGAAACAAAGGTTCTCTCGCAGCGATACCATTTCTCACATCTCTGGCTACAGTGCAGGGGAACATCACGATTCTCAACCAACGAAACGTCACCCGATGGCCACAAAGAACACAAGGGAGCTCGGAGACGGTCACACAGATTTCCACACCGACAATAGAGGTTCGAGGACGCCAGCAGTCTCTCAAAGATGCTCTTGGTCATTGCAAGCTTCTGGGAACCATGGCAACACGACGAGCAGCGAATCCACCACTTTTTCCGATAGCCCTGCGAGTCGGTCGATCGAAGACGCAGGGAGTCAGGCTGCTCTCAGACAAAGTCGCGCTGGTTGTCATGGGCTCTCGGTAACTGTCCCACAGGCGCATCAGCTCTGTCATTTTCGTGGCTGA
- a CDS encoding brain protein 44 family protein (encoded by transcript TGME49_235880), whose translation MWLTLGRLLRFANNGAVGQTLKTEVAKEGAGVAEKLVKNASEAASKAAAKGAAEASVLASSWDYVKKYGMTTHFWGPIANWGFVVAGLSDMQKSPEIISERMTGVLCIYSLLFMRFAYMVQPRNYLLFACHFCNEGVQLTQLFRKLRYNSEQRTKTANAT comes from the coding sequence ATGTGGTTGACTCTTggtcgcctccttcgcttcgcGAACAATGGCGCGGTTGGGCAGACTCTGAAAACCGAGGTGGCAAAGGAAGGCGCAGGAGTCGCGGAAAAACTGGTCAAGAATGCGAGCGAGGCGGCTTCAAAGGCAGCGGCGAAAGGTGCCGCGGAGGCGTCTGTTCTTGCGTCGTCCTGGGATTACGTCAAGAAGTACGGAATGACAACTCATTTCTGGGGTCCGATCGCGAACTGGGGTTTCGTGGTGGCTGGCTTGTCCGACATGCAGAAGTCCCCAGAAATCATAAGCGAACGGATGACAGGTGTTTTGTGCATCTACAGTCTACTCTTTATGCGCTTCGCTTACATGGTGCAGCCACGAAACTACTTGCTTTTCGCCTGTCACTTCTGCAACGAAGGCGTGCAGCTCACTCAGCTGTTCCGGAAGCTCAGGTACAACTCGGAGCAACGGACCAAAACCGCGAATGCTACATAA
- a CDS encoding dual-specificity protein phosphatase (encoded by transcript TGME49_235890) produces the protein MEEQDRPVVQEQEEDEKGEMKREAEKDEDTEETGQIPNVSSQSEAAVSMYACRRCRRVLFADEHIVPHSKVEKLASAVGPSPTKQRSCNMAFVEPLTWMGDVHEMTGKLLCPTERCKAKLGVWSWHGLPCNCGQWHCPAFQIQLRRVDNLPRSAEADSLEIQNIL, from the exons ATGGAGGAACAAGATAGACCAGTCGTGcaggaacaagaggaagacgagaaaggagaaatgaaaagagaggcagaaaaggacgaagacacagaggaaaccGGTCAAATCCCCAACGTCAGTTCTCAAAGCGAGGCGGCGGTGTCAatgtatgcatgcag ACGTTGCCGGCGGGTGTTGTTTGCGGACGAACATATCGTCCCACACAGCAAGGTGGAGAAACTTGCGTCTGCG GTTGGACCATCTCCGACGAAGCAGCGTTCCTGCAACATGGCGTTTGTGGAGCCGCTGACGTGGATGGGAGATGTTCACGAGATGACTGGGAAGCTCCTCTGCCCCACCGAACGG TGCAAGGCAAAGCTGGGTGTCTGGAGTTGGCATGGCCTTCCGTGCAACTGCGGACAGTGGCATTGCCCAGCCTTCCAG ATTCAACTCCGCCGAGTGGACAACCTTCCCCGCTCTGCCGAAGCCGACAGCCTTGAGATTCAAAACATTTTGTGA